ATCACCCAACGAATAATACCCCAATACGTGTTGATGGTCGTGGGGAGGCGTCACGACATGTTTATCGGCCGTCATGATCTCCTCACTGCCGATGTACATCGGTATCTCAATCTGTCTGCTGCGGGCTTCAGTAAGGGCCGCTTTAAGTGCTGCACGTTCGGGCGAATGGGGTGCGTATGATTTGACGGGTTCGTTCTTTGGAACGGGTACGTTGAAAAATCCGGTAGCCATAATTTGGTCAATGTGTAAAGATGAAAGTGTAAAAAAAAGTCTAACAGAGGAATACCGCGGTGTGAAGGATAAACTACTTCCAGGTCAGTCCCATGTTATAAAACATAAAAGCGTAAATGTCCGCCGTTTGTTCCAACGACTTGGCCGTATTGCTTGCGCCGTGTCCACTGTTGACATCAACGCGAATCAAAAGGGGATTGGTCGTGGACTTAGCCGCTTTTTCCTGCAACTCAGCAATGTATTTAAACGAGTGTGCCGGCACTACACGATCGTCGTGATCGGCAGTGGTGACGAGCGTGGCAGGATAATTAACCCCTTCTTTGATATTATGTAACGGCGAATAAGCGTATAAATTTTTGAAATCCCCGGCATTGTCACTGCTGCCGTAATCGGCAATCCAGTTCCAGCCGATGGTAAATTTATGGAAACGAAGCATATCCATTACGCCCACCTGCGGAAAAGCCACTTTGGCCAACTCAGGCCGCTGATTCATGACCGCTCCGACCAATAAGCCCCCGTTGGAACCGCCGCGCAACGCCAAACGGGCATTGGAGGTATATTTTTCCCTGATCAGGTACTCCCCCGCCGCGATAAAATCGTCGAATACATTTTGTTTTTGAAGGCGCATGCCCGCTTCGTGCCATTTGTCTCCGTATTCGGCCCCACCGCGCAGGTTGGCCTGGGCATACACACCGCCATTGTCTAAGAAAGGAATCAGTACCGGGCTGAATGAGGCCGTCAGGCTGATGTTGAAGCCACCGTAACCGTACAAAATGGTAGGGTGAGTACCGTCCAATTTCAGTCCTTTTTTGTACACAATGAACATCGGGATCTTGGTACCGTCTTTGCTCGGGTAAAACACCTGTTTGGTTTCATAATCAGCCGGGGTGAAAGCTACTTCGGGATTACGAAATACGCTGCTTTTGCGCGTGGCAATCTCATAACTGAAAATCGTGGGCGGGTAATTGAACGATGAAAACGTATAAAAAACCGTTTTATCCTCTTTCTCACCGCCAAAACCACTCGCCGAACCCAGCCCGGGAAGCGCCACTTCGTTTTCGAGTTTGCCGTTCAGGTCATACACATACACACGGGTAGTCACATCTTTGAGATAGGTCACAAAGAGCTTACCGCCGGCGGTACCTGCACCCTGCAACGGTTCGGGCTTTTCCGGAATAATTTCTTTCCAATCTTTCTCGTCCGGCTTAGCCGGGTCAAAAAGGAAGATACGCTCGTTTTTTGCTTTTTTATTGGTTTGCAGCAAAAACGCATTGCCTACATTATCCACTACCGAAAACTTATCATTAGTGATCTCGGCCACGATCGGTTTAAAGGCTTTTTGACCGCTTTTGCGATAATAGAGCGCATTTCCATCTTTTCCTTTTCCTCGGTCTGAAATATTCAGGAATGCAAAGCGCTCATCTTCACTGACATACACTCCATGAAAACGCTGCGGATTGGTTTTGTCTTCATAAACCAACTCATCGGCGGCCTGCTCAGTACCGACTTTATGGAAAAATACCTGATGGTTTTCATTTTTGGCCGCCAGCGCACTGCCTTCCGGCTTGGGATAACGGCTGTAATAAAACCCATTACCCTGCCACGAAGCGCCCGAAACTTTTACCCACTCAATTTTGTCGGAGAGCATTTTGAGGGTTTTCATATCCATCACTTGGTATTCCTGCCAATCGGAACCACCTTTGGAAAAACCGCATACGGCATAATCACCATTTTTGGAAAGACTGAACACCGTCAGGCGCGTGGTGCCGTCGGCAGAAAGTTTGTTGGGATCAAGCACTTCTTCGGGCGTGCCGTTGATGCCCTTCTGACGATAGAGAACCGACTGATTTTGGAGTCCGTTGTTTTTGTAGAAATAAAAATACCCTCCTTTGCGGCGCGGAGAGGAATATTTGGGATAATTATAGATCTTTTCCAGCTGTTGTTTAATAAGACCGCGATAGGGAATCTTTTCCAGATACCCGAAGCTGACCTTGTTTTGCTCCGTTACCCAGGCTTTGGTATCGGCGGCATTATCATCTTCGAGCCAACGGTACGGATCGGCCACTTTGGTACC
Above is a window of Runella slithyformis DSM 19594 DNA encoding:
- a CDS encoding prolyl oligopeptidase family serine peptidase, whose product is MKILLLFFALLSVTAHAQMKYPATRKVDQTDDYHGTKVADPYRWLEDDNAADTKAWVTEQNKVSFGYLEKIPYRGLIKQQLEKIYNYPKYSSPRRKGGYFYFYKNNGLQNQSVLYRQKGINGTPEEVLDPNKLSADGTTRLTVFSLSKNGDYAVCGFSKGGSDWQEYQVMDMKTLKMLSDKIEWVKVSGASWQGNGFYYSRYPKPEGSALAAKNENHQVFFHKVGTEQAADELVYEDKTNPQRFHGVYVSEDERFAFLNISDRGKGKDGNALYYRKSGQKAFKPIVAEITNDKFSVVDNVGNAFLLQTNKKAKNERIFLFDPAKPDEKDWKEIIPEKPEPLQGAGTAGGKLFVTYLKDVTTRVYVYDLNGKLENEVALPGLGSASGFGGEKEDKTVFYTFSSFNYPPTIFSYEIATRKSSVFRNPEVAFTPADYETKQVFYPSKDGTKIPMFIVYKKGLKLDGTHPTILYGYGGFNISLTASFSPVLIPFLDNGGVYAQANLRGGAEYGDKWHEAGMRLQKQNVFDDFIAAGEYLIREKYTSNARLALRGGSNGGLLVGAVMNQRPELAKVAFPQVGVMDMLRFHKFTIGWNWIADYGSSDNAGDFKNLYAYSPLHNIKEGVNYPATLVTTADHDDRVVPAHSFKYIAELQEKAAKSTTNPLLIRVDVNSGHGASNTAKSLEQTADIYAFMFYNMGLTWK